TTTCATTGCCTTGAGGATCTAGTTTTTGAAGTACATTGTCAAAGTCTAAAATACTCCAATACGTTGACTGAAAGCTGCTGATTATATTTCCCTGATGGTCAACTTTAACATCTCCACTATATAAATAAGGAATAGTGCTTGGCGATGGGCCAAAAGTGCCGGTTCGCTTTGCCCAAATTACATTGCCCGTTGAATCAATGCGTACTATAAATGTATTCAAACCGGGCACTGTAGGTGTAGAGAACGTAATATAAGCCTGTGCCTGTACCACTAATCCATTACCCGGATACTCAGCTATTTTAATTTTATCATTTCCATCTAAATACTCTATTTGATTTTTCCACTTAATATTTAACTCTGTGTCCATAGCTATTAAAAATATCTTTCTGTGAGTTATTGAATCATCAAATCGTTGTGTGCCATATACCACAACATCACCATTACATAATTGTGTTTTACTGTATTCAAAATTGGGTATATCCAAACAACGAAACGAAACAATATTTAATGCAGAGTCTGTTTTTGCCAACCAGCAATAGTTTTTGTTGTTATAGCTATAATTCCCATTTATGATAAGCGAATCGTTTGAAAGTGCAATCACTTGATTGATCGTTATTTCTCCTGCTGTGGTTGTAAACTCCTTAATCCATAATGTGTTTAAGAAAGTATCTGTTTTAATAATACTATAATAGTGGGTGAAATTGATACCTTGATTAGCTATGAAGTAGAAACTCTCTGCACTCTTTGCAAAATCATAAATACAATTATAACCATTTGCCACATTAAACTTATACACCTTCTGCACTATCTGCTGCCCATTGACGCAGTAGCTCAGCAAACAGACAATTAAAACTAAAAAATAACGGCTCATGGTTTTTGAGATTTGATTTTTTGTTCTCTTGTTCTCTTGTTCTAATTTGTTGATGCGTTTATCCCCACTCGTCCACATCTGATAGGTAGCGTTGTGCGCGATAGATGAGGAGGTGATTAACACCTGTTATAGAACCACATATATCCTCGTCCCTTACGCACGTACTTGACTTCAGACGAGGACGAATGGGGTTTTGATCTTCAACAGGCAAATTCATATTCCTTACTTGAGTGCTGCAAGGTGTTTGTTCTGTGCAGTCTCCTGTACCTACATAGGCACATTCTTTATGAAATGGAAAAGATACCACTTCATAATTATAGGTAACTGTATAAATATAACTAGGATGTGGGTTTATATTTAAAACAGGCGTAACAAATATATAATACCATGGGTGTAGTATTAAGCACATTTCATATTCTCCATCAAAATTCTGTGAATTAAAAAATATACCGTTGTTGTAGTCTCTGAAAAACTGGCTATTAAAAATAAAATCACGAGAAAATGAACTTATTTGGTTGTTAATATAGAAATCTGACAGATTTACTGGTGGTTGTTTATAAAAATTTACGACATCTTGCGCACATAAGTTGAACGACATTAATGCTGTACAAATTGTCAGCTTTAAAAAATACTTAATTCTTTCTAAATAATATTTCATAGGTGGATTAGTTTAAATGATTTTAAATAACTTTTACTCTTTATTCTCAAAATTAAGACCCCTTTCGGAAGGTGAGATAAATCAACCATTTCAGGTAATGATGCAAAATATTCCAATTTTTGTCCAACTGTATTATATATCTCTGCCATGAAGTGATTGTTCAAAGAAGACTCGATAAATACTTTATTATAGGTCATTGTTGGAAAAACTTTTATTTCATCAAAAATAATTTCTGAAACCACAGTTGATGATAAACAAAGTAAACTGTCCTGTAAAATCCAATTGCCGGAAGCACTTATGGCAACTGTACTATCCAAAACAGTTAAAGAAGTGCTGTTTAATGGGTAATATGCACCAGTATTGGGCATAGAAACAGTTTGATAAGGACAGGGAATAAAAGGATATTGATAACACCCGATATTAGACATACTATCTGTAAGCATGACACTTATTTTTTTGCTAGGCATATACTGTCCTAATACAACCGTCTGTCCATTTGTACATATTTGTTGATCTAAAATTGTTATTTGATTATTTGATGGAACTATTCGTTTAAAATCTATGTAATTAAGGTTTTGATCTAAAATAAAATTGGTGAAATTGTTTAACCTTAAAATTAAATTTTGATTTTTGGAAATCTGCTGACAACTATGTATATTATTTGTAGCATTAGATATCCTTAATGAATTTATTTCATTTCCTAAGCTATCTGTTTTTTGAACAACAATATCATTCTTTGGACTATTATTATAATAAGTAGTATGATAAACATTTACTATTTCATGATTTTCCAAAACAAGTATTTCTCCTGCATGGATACTGCCGTTCCCGGAATATAAGTTAGGTATATTACCTATTCTTTTTGTCCATAATTCATTACCTGTGGAGTCAATGTGGATCAAAAGCGTACCACAACAAGGTTCTGTAGAGGACGAATCAATATAGTGATTAACATCAGCTTGCAGAATTAAACCGTTATTACTAAAAAAATCAGCAGAAATAATATCATCCTGAAAACCATAAGCATATTCTTTCCCCCATAAATAGTTTAAATCCTTGTCATAAGTTAATATCTGCATGCGCTCGTCATAGAAACCCGTTATTACTTTTTTACCATACAATACCATCTTCTGCTGTACATCACTCCAGATGATGTCATGAATATAAAAGTTGTTTAGGTCTTGTAATATCTTTGCAGATATAACAGTTCCATTCCCATCAATCTTTAGTAAAAATGTATTGATGAGCTGAGTTGAAATAGAATCGTTTATCCCACCCCAAACAATTAATGTGTCTGGTGCAATTTCTTTGATATAAGGGAAAAAGACAAGGTAGCCCGGAACAACATACTCCTTATTCCAAAGTATATTTAATGCAGAATCTGTTCGGGTTAAAGTTGTAGCGTAATAGCTGTTTGCTGATATAGGATAGTTAATAAATAAAAAATCGCCATTTGCAGCTTCAATAATTCTGTTTGGATTGTCCAAATATTGACTCCAAAACATTTTCTGCACCACCTGCTGCCCATTGGCGCAGTAGTGCATCAAACAGACTATTAAAACTAAAAAATAACGGCTCATGGTTTTTGAGATTTGAGTTTTTTTTTATAATTTACATCCGTGTTCTTGTAAAATGTGTAGTAACTTTTAATTCAGTCAGCATAATATTTCAATGCTGCACCATAAATTTCAATGTTTCTGTTTTTCCTTGCTGCATCACTTTGGCCAGATACATGCCATTAGGCTCATGACTGAAATCCGGTGTATGTAATATGCTGTTAAAGTTTACTTGTTCATACACTGTGCGGCCATAAACATCTACTATTACCAATCTTTCTGCTTTTAGTGGCATAAAACGGTTATGCAGCTTAACAACATTTGCAGTAGGGTTTGGATAAATATTAAGAGCGGGCAAGGTCTCATATTTCTTTTGTTGATGCTGTTGTGTGGCCGCAGCCATACGTGCCGCTATTGGTAAATTGCATGGCCCTGCCGAACCACCGGGCGATGTGGGCATGATGTGAACATTGCTGCCACTCATGGCATGAAACCCTTCTTTAAGATAAATTACCTCTCCTGCTTGCATGGTTATGTTACTGCCACTTTGTGCTACGTAATCCTGTTTAGGAATATCCTGATCGGGGTCAACATTGCTGCCTGCATATATTTCGCGAATGGCTTTATAGTGCAGCGGAAGGGTTTGTGTAATATCACCATTTTGCAAATACTGCACATCGTTGTAGTTGCGCAGCACAGCACCGCCTAAGGTCTGAATTTTAAAACGTGTGTTGGTTCTGTCGAAGCTATGATCTTCTTTGCCATAGTGTGCCGGATAATCGTCAAACTGTAGGGTGGCACCTTGTTTCACATCAAAGGTGCAGTCAAACAGGCGCACACAATTCTGCACCGTTAGCTTGCTGTTGTTTTCAAGGTAATAGCGCGAGGCATACAGATGCTGCGTTGCCGGTAGTGCAGACAGCGGAAAGTTAATGGCATCGGTTGGATTTTCTGTTGTAAGGTCTGTCTTAACAGGCACCTCTCTTAAATCGGTATTGGCATCGCAGCCGTTCTCTGCTATGCGTGAAGCCAATGCTTCTGCCTCATTTGGATAAACACCTCTGATAGTTTTAAAAGTATAATCCTGCGGAAACACAAAGTTGCTTGCTGTGATGGTAGCCTCGCTGGGGTTATATATTTCTTTTTCTGTTGGGTTGATGATGTTTAAATCGGTGTTTTGGTCTATAAAGTAACTGTGGCGGATGCCGGGTTTTGTAACAATTTGATTTTGTTGGTTTTTTTCGTACCCTGCTAAATAATTACCTTCTGCAGATCTTAATGGCGCTGAAATATAACTATAGCATGGATAATAAAAACTTGGGTTAACTGCATTAGGTGTCCATACATTAAAAAGAGACCCTATTTCTACAGGCACTGCAAATGATGGATTTGATACACACGCTGATGTTGGATTAATTTCCGAATGTTTAAAATAATTAATTCCTCCATCACTGATTACAATATGGTTATCGTAAACTGATTCATCATCTCCTAAATATAACGTTTGGCTAGGGAGGTCTATCTCGTTTTGATTTTTTATTAACATAGGATAAAAAATGACATCATAATTTTCCGGACCTGCCTGCACAGCATTGGTTGCAAAAAACGGATAATACCGCATTCTTCCTCTTGAATTGTCGTAATAAAAACTAAATTGGCCAATAATATTATTTTCATTAGGTGGGTAGTCGCAATGTGCATATACAGTGTGCTTAATGACTGAGTGTGGTATTGCTCTTCTATAGGGTGTATTTAATTGGCTTCCGTGGTAACAACTAGTTACCAATGTATTTGCCACTGGAGATCCTCCTCCACTCTGTCCACCAGAGTATCCACAACTAGCGAACTTTACCATTCCACTAGAATTCATTAAAATTGTAGGGTTACTGTTGTAATACCATCCAGAGTCAGCAACATTGTAGGTAAAATGACCTGACAATTCGTTGGGCATTGTTAATTCTCTGACTGGCGTTTGACTACATGCATTATTAGTATAGGCACATTCGTTAACAAATGGAAAAGAAACCAATGCAAGCCGAAAACTAAAATTCAAAACACCGCTGCTTGAACACTGGTTAACAGGGAGTGTATTATTTATGAAATTATACCAATAGTTTTCTTCCATACTAATTTCGTACTCTCCATTATAATATGTCTGATTGTGAAACAAAATATAGGGTGCCTGATCAGTTTGTACATATAATGGATTGCCTATGCTGACCATTGATGGATGATTATTTGCTGTATATGGAATATAAGGATTAATCAAATCTTGTGCACTTACGGGATTAACAATTAAATTAATTACCAATAAATAAAATACATTTCTCATAGCTTTACTATTTTAACATACAATTGACTATTTTCATTAAACACTTTGACAATATACATTCCTTTGGCAAATTGGCTCAAATCAATACTTTGATTATCGCATCGAATATTTTCTGACATGATGATATTTCCATTTAGATTCAATACTTCAAATTTCCATTTACTAGTGACATCACTTACCTTAATGAAAAAATTCTCCAGAACTAAAGTCGGTTGCACTTGGATTCCTATTTCCAAATTGGAGTCCAATTTACCTGTTGAAGTTTTACATATTATAGAATTGCTAGTGAAATAACTACTACTGTAAAATTGTATAGTTGAATCTAAACTCGCCAACAAAGTGTCAGTAATCAAATCATTGGTAATTTCATCTGAACCTACTATTTCAGGGCTTGTAAAAAATGGCACAGCTAAGTTAAGACAATTTGAATGCCCCAAACTATCGGTTTTAAAAAGGCAAAGATGCGCACTATTAGATTTCCACAAAGGCAAAAAACCTATAAAGCCAGTGTCATTGTTTGACTTAATAATTGCTTCTAATGGATATGAAAGAGCATAGCCATTGGCTTGTGCCATACTGTTAACCCATTGTATTTGGAACAAACTATCACATTTGATTAAAAACTGACCTGCATCAAAGACAATATTACGTTCATCAAATGTCAAAGTGTTGAATGTTTGTGATCCATAAGTTTCATCACCAAACCTAGTTGAATAAAGTTCGTTACCCATGCTATCCAATTGTTGCAAAATAACATCATCTTTACCATTGGTAAATTGGGTTGGATACCACTGTGTTGAAAAAACGTTGAGTATTTCTCCATTATCAAAGACAACAACTTTACCTGCTTGGCACACGCCTTTACCATAAGAAGGTATTGTAGGAAATAATGGGTTGCCAATTCGTTTGAACCACACTATGTTACCTAGCTTATCTAAAGTTGCTACAATTATATCTCTTCTGAATGGGTTAAAAGGTACATTCTGATAATTAATTGTATCCGTAAACATACCTTGTAAAACAAAATTACTATTAATAGTTTCAGTTATGACATTAAATCCAGCTTCACATTTTCCACTATACATTTTACCCCAAATTAATTGCAGATTACTATCTGATTGAAAAACTATGAATCGCCTATCATTAATCGCTAAAGGCGGAATATTTCCATAATTTATACCTCCACAAAAAGTTAAATTACCATTACTACTTTCGATTACATCAAAAACTCCAATAGAGTCAGATGGCATGATCTTCTTTATTGCAATGACATTACCAATAGAATCAGTTTTAATTATAAAGTTATAACTAGTAAAATTAAGCGGATTAAATGCTGCTCCTATACTTAAGAACTGTTTGTTTTTTAACCGAATTGTCTTGGTTAAAGTCAGATTTGAAGAAGAATCTTCAATATTTTTCGCCCAAAGAAAATTTCCTTCATCATCAACAGATAGAATCAAACCAAATTCCTTACTTGAATTCCATGATGCTCCAAATGCAATATAACCTATATCAAGATTAAAAGCATCATATACTCTTATACTATCGTATACTTTTGAAAAAATTTCTTGCCCTTTCAAATTTATGGAAGTTAATCCCAATAAAATACAGCAGACATATTGTTTCAGATTCATGGTTGGAATACTTTAAGTTAAATCTGGACCTGCAGAACCTCCGGCCGATGTGGGTGTGATATACACATTGCTGCCACTCATGGCATGAAAACCCTCTTTTAAATAAATTACTTCTCCGGCCTGCAAGGTTATGTTACTGCCGCTTTGTGCTATGTAATTTTGCTTTGGAATATCCTGATCGGGGTCAACATTGCTGCCTGCATATATTTCGCGAATGGCTTTATAGTGCAGCGGAAGGGTTTGTGTAATATCACCATTTTGCAAATACTGCACATCGTTGTAGTTGCGCAGCACAGCACCGCTTAAGGTCTGAATTTTAAAACGTGTGTTGGCTCTGTCGAAGCTATGATCTTCTTTGCCATAGTGTGCCGGATAATCGTCAAACTGCAGGGTGGCACCTTGTTTCACATCAAAGGTGCAGTCAAACAGGCGCACACAATTCTGCACCGTTAGCTTGCTGTTGTTTTCAAGGTAATAGCGCGAGGCATACAGATGCTGCGTTGCCGGTAGTGCCGACAGCGGAAAGTTAATGGCATCGGTTGTGTTTTCTGTGGTAAGGTCTGTCTTAACAGGCACCTCTCTTAAATCGGTATTGGCATCGCAGCCGTTCTCTGCTATGCGTGAAGCCAGCGCTTCTGCCTCATTGGGATAAACACCTCTGATGGTTTTAAAAGTATAATCTTGCGGAAACACAAAGTTACTTGCTGTGATGGTAGCCTCGCTGGGGTTATATATTTCTTTTTCTGTTGGGTTGATGATGTTTAAATCGGTGTTTTGGTCTATAAAGTAACTATGGCGGATGCCGGGTAGTGGAGCTATTTGACTACTTTGATTCAATTCATATCCTGCAAGATATTGTGAGCGTGAACTCCTTAATGGTGAAGAGTACAAAGTATATGGCGATGGGTAAATAAAATCAACGAATGGTCCCGTTGCAAAGGAATTACCAGGTAAAGGCAAATTGCATGGCGGATTATTGCATAGAGGATTCGGAGGTAGCTCAGCTGTAGGGAAATAATTTAATGCGCCTCCGGGTAAAATCAAATCATTATTATAATAATCATCATACTCATGTGGCTTATCATAATTACCCGCATTATCCTGGTGAAGGTTAGTAATAATTTCAGGAACAAAAATTACATCATGTGTATCATCAGCACCACTTATTGCATTTATTGGTACAAACGGATAATAACGCATTCTACCTCTGGTATTGTCATAATAAAAAGAATAGGATAATACAATATTTGAAGGTGAAGCATTTACTCCGTTATGTAAATTTAATGTATGTTTAATTACGGTGTGAGGTATTGCTTTCCTATCTTCATTGCCATTACTGTTTCCAATACCGTTTGTAGCTTCAAAAGCTGCTGATACAAGTGTGTTGGCAATATATGGGCTACCTGCTCCTGCTAATACCCCGGAAGAATAACCACTTGCATCAATTTTTTGAATATTAGTTTTATTATACAACTTGTTTGACCATGTTAAACCATTGACACTATAAACCCAATAATCTTCTGTTAAAGTATTTACATGTTGCGTGCTGCTTGGGTCGGGCATATATAAAAATCTATCTTGTGTACTCTCAAAATTACATCCTGGAGGATCAGAACTATTCTGATTAGTGCTGTTTGTAAAAGCACAATTCATTGTAAAGGGGAAAGACACCATTTCATATTGGTACGAAACAGAAACGTTTGTAGGGAAAGGCACATTTTCAAATCCTAATAAATCCCACCAGAAATGTTTTCTGACACAGAGCTCATATTCTCCTAAGTAATATAAATTATTAGGCGATTTGTATGATGAAATATCACCAAAAACCATTGGATGCTCGAAGTTGTAATTTAGTGGCACATTACCTCCATAAAATATAGAAGGATATTGATTTGTTGAATAAGATAAATAAGGATTAATAATATCTTGTGATAATACAATTTGTTGTAATAAACAACACATCGCGATAATTGACAGTTGAAAACATCGTTTCATATTTTTACAAATTTTAATGCTTGGAAATAATTTTTATTTTTAAAAATTAAAGTATATAAACCTGAAGGGAGTTCTAAAAGTGAAATATTGTTAATAGGCTGAGGTAAAATTTCCATCTTTAGTATTAAATTGCCACTCACTGAATAAATAAATAGCTGAGATTTTGAATAATCATTTGAAAGGTAAAGTACTCTCAAAAAATCTGTTACAATATGATTATGTAAAGCAATGATGGTGTTTTGCTTTGAAAACTCATCTTCAAAATTAGTTGAAGTCAAGCATTGTAGCGAATCATTTATAAGAGTATAATTTTGTGATTGATGGAAAACACCTACTACATTTATCGAAACATTGTTTGAAGTAATTAGATTCATTTTATCAAAAGATCCTATGATACATTGTTGGTTAAAAAGAGGTGCATTAGGAACATTCTTACAGCTTATTTCACCTGAAGTATCGGTCTTGACTAGTAAAGAGTTTGAATGTGGAAGATTAGTATAATTTAAAACTCCTATATAATTTGAATCAGATATTGTTAATGAGTTGAAAATTGATATTTGTTGTTGGTTTGGGTGATTCCTTTTAGCCCAAATAAAATTCAGATTCTCATCAGTTTTTACTAAGTGTCCATTTGTAGAAAATAGAATCTCATTAAAATTAGTACATGCAATAGTTCTTGTGTCATGTGTTCCACCTGCATCATTTCCATATTGATGGGCTACTATTTCATTACCATTCAAATCAAGTTTTTGAATGATAACATCATATTGATAGAAATTTGAAAACCAACTAACATTGAATGCATTATAAATAGAACCATTTTTCTCAGTAATATCACCATAATTTGTTACTACTGCCGGTCCGTTACCCATGCCACTACCCACTTGATAATTACCTGATTGTTTAAACCATATAAAATTACCGGCAGTGTCTGTTTTGGCTAAAACTAAATCATTACGTGTAGGTGTTGGCGTTGTGTCATAGGCAGTACCTTGAAACAAGTAACTTCCATCACTTAACATTAAGCCTCTAATAAATTGACTTTGATATTTATAATTAATTTGCTTAGCCCAAATGACATTCAAGTTAGAATCTGTCTTCATAATAAAAAAGTCAACTGGCCCCGAAAAAATGGCTGCACTTAGAGCAAACCCATAGGCAATAATATTTCCATTTTCTGCCTCGAACACACCACGTAAAGAGTAAATAGAATTAGAAATATAATGGGTAGTGTTTAAAATATCGCCATTATTATTGAACTTTATTAATTTAATAGGATTACTTGTATTTGTTAAAAAAACTGCAAGATAATTCTGATCAGATGTAGCTATAATGTCAATTAAATTATGTAAGCCTATAGTATCTTCAAAAGACTTTGTCCAAATAAGCTGTCCAATACTATCAACTTTAATTATTAGTGCATTACTTTTTAAAGAACTATAAGTGTGATTTCCACAGATCAGAAAACCTCCGTCATAGGTTTTTATCATCTTATTTGGGCCAATATTGGAGTATGTACGCTGTACTATCTGCTGCCCATTGGCGCAGTTGTAAATCAAACAGACTATTAAAACTAAAAAATAACGGCTCATGGTTTTTGAGATTTGAGTTTTTTGTTCTCTTGTTCTAATTTGCTGATACGCTTCTCCAATGCAATTATATGAAGGTACATCTCTTCAATAGTTTGCTGTTGCTGTACCTGCAATGCGCCTATGTCTTGCCCTTCTGATGCCACGGTTGCAGCCGAAGCAAATCCCGGCAGGTGTTTATTGCTTTCAACAAATTGTTCTACATCAGATAGGCTCTTTAATTTGTAATCGTCAGCAAAAACATAATCAGGCCAGGATTGTGCAGGATTAACAATGCGCATTTCGCGCACACCGGCTGCACCTTCTACAATCAGTTTATAGTTGCTGATGGCATTTAAATCTTGCTGGCTGATGCCAATACCCATTTTGCCATTTACCAGCAGGTTGTTGTTTGCTGTCAGGTCGCCACTATTGGCTTTGCCTACAAAAACATCTTTGCCACAGTAATAGTTTATCAATAGTCGGTTGGAATTAGGGGCTGTATTGTTTCCCTGTGCCTCAATAATACTATTGAAACCATCAAAACCCATTTCCAAAATACTTAATGTTCCAAATGGGTTACTGTTATTGGTAATTACATCGTAAAGTTGAATGGTGCCTTTAAATTGATTTATCAATGGCGTGTTTAATGATGGATTGCAATTAGGGTTTACAGAAAGTAGGTTAACATCAGGGTCGGTACCAAAACTCAAAATATCAGGAATGCCTGTAGTAGCCGGCCTGAATGCAATTTTTGCATTGTTTTTAAATAATAATGACTGTTCAAGATTGATATTGTTTTTAAAGTTTGTAGTTCCGTTAGCTGCTATCCTCAACCTTTCCTTGCCATTTGTTTTAAACACCAGGTCTATACTATCGTTGGTGCCAATAAAATTATCAGCAGGGTTGCTGCTTGTGTTGCCAAACATAGTCCAGTCGTCACGCTCTGGTTGCTTCAATACAATGCTGTTAGATATTTTGCAGCCATTGGCATCAAGGATAGTAAAATAGTTTTCTCCTGCACAAAGGTTTGTTGGTGCTAAACCTGTTTGGTTGCCGGGATACCATGTACAATTGTAGGGTTGCACACCACCTGCTACAACTACCGGTGCCATACCATTACAAGCGCCAAAGCTGCTTATGTTGTAATCGTTACCATAAATAAAGGGTTCCGGTTTTTCTGCTTGCAAAGGCTCGGGTTGCGTAAGGGTAATAAATGCTTCAACGGTCTGACTGCTGCTGTCTGTCACGCGAACAAAATAATAGCCTGCTGCCAGATTGTTGAGTGTGGCAACGCTGTCGCCATTGCTCCATTCAAAACGGTAGGGTGGTGTGCCACCTGTGGCACTAACACTTAATGTTCCGTTTTGCTGGCCAAAACATGCAATGTGGTAGCCATTGAAATTAGATGCATTGAGTGCAGCCTGCATTTGTGCATTAGAAAATGTGTTAACAAAAACAGAGAGTGCAATTACAAAAGTAACTGCTGCTGCGGAGGGGGGGGGGGGGGGGTAAAAGACTTTTTCATTGGTAGAGGATTTTAAAATTCGATTGTAAATATACTGCATGTTTTTTAAAATGCAACTATTTTTTTATTGTGATAAACCCATCTTTAGTTTCAATGATGCTATTTGCTTTCTTTGTAGGGTTAAAAAAAACTTAGTGATTAAACTATTAACCATCATAGGCGCACGTCCGCAAATTATTAAAGCTGCAGCTATCAGCAGGGCTATTAAAAATGCTTTCAGCCATAAAATTAAAGAAGTGATTGTGCATACGGGGCAACACTACGATGAAAAAATGTCTGCTGTATTTTTCAACGAGCTTCAAATTCCGGCAGAAGATTACAACCTGAAAACAGGCTCCGGTAGTCATGCCATGCAGACAGCAGAAATCATGCGCCTGCTCGAGCCTGTATTATTAAAAGAAAAACCTCAGGCCGTGTTGGTTTATGGAGATACCAACTCAACACTTGCCGGTGCTTTAGCTGCCAGTAAACTTCATATCCCCTTAGTACATGTTGAGGCTGGTATGCGATCATTCAATAAACTGATGCCTGAAGAGATTAACCGTATCTGTTGCGATCATGTTTCTACACTGTTGTTTTCGCCAACACAAACCGGAGTTAGAAATTTAGCCCACGAAGGTTTTTCTGAAAAAACGGCACCTCCCTACTCTATCAACAATCCGAAAATATTT
This portion of the Bacteroidia bacterium genome encodes:
- a CDS encoding T9SS type A sorting domain-containing protein; this translates as MSRYFLVLIVCLLSYCVNGQQIVQKVYKFNVANGYNCIYDFAKSAESFYFIANQGINFTHYYSIIKTDTFLNTLWIKEFTTTAGEITINQVIALSNDSLIINGNYSYNNKNYCWLAKTDSALNIVSFRCLDIPNFEYSKTQLCNGDVVVYGTQRFDDSITHRKIFLIAMDTELNIKWKNQIEYLDGNDKIKIAEYPGNGLVVQAQAYITFSTPTVPGLNTFIVRIDSTGNVIWAKRTGTFGPSPSTIPYLYSGDVKVDHQGNIISSFQSTYWSILDFDNVLQKLDPQGNEIACKRFANVSGQDALVDNISIRPDGNIIQLMNKREHVITDANLNFLNRRRLSTSPIGVFWNQLIDENNQIINSGATLSPYEYGLVVKSDSSSAIGCGNNPYLSISVQSVLFSNTDITGDIILSNFMTADTTIYLSPNNVSDISDSVICNSATQFQELEFRDIKIYPTIVDDVLNIGYTNGDGATIEVINTMGSVLMKLPIRRSISVKELSKGIYFIKLIKDNDFITCKFIKQ
- a CDS encoding T9SS type A sorting domain-containing protein is translated as MSRYFLVLIVCLMHYCANGQQVVQKMFWSQYLDNPNRIIEAANGDFLFINYPISANSYYATTLTRTDSALNILWNKEYVVPGYLVFFPYIKEIAPDTLIVWGGINDSISTQLINTFLLKIDGNGTVISAKILQDLNNFYIHDIIWSDVQQKMVLYGKKVITGFYDERMQILTYDKDLNYLWGKEYAYGFQDDIISADFFSNNGLILQADVNHYIDSSSTEPCCGTLLIHIDSTGNELWTKRIGNIPNLYSGNGSIHAGEILVLENHEIVNVYHTTYYNNSPKNDIVVQKTDSLGNEINSLRISNATNNIHSCQQISKNQNLILRLNNFTNFILDQNLNYIDFKRIVPSNNQITILDQQICTNGQTVVLGQYMPSKKISVMLTDSMSNIGCYQYPFIPCPYQTVSMPNTGAYYPLNSTSLTVLDSTVAISASGNWILQDSLLCLSSTVVSEIIFDEIKVFPTMTYNKVFIESSLNNHFMAEIYNTVGQKLEYFASLPEMVDLSHLPKGVLILRIKSKSYLKSFKLIHL
- a CDS encoding T9SS type A sorting domain-containing protein, which produces MRNVFYLLVINLIVNPVSAQDLINPYIPYTANNHPSMVSIGNPLYVQTDQAPYILFHNQTYYNGEYEISMEENYWYNFINNTLPVNQCSSSGVLNFSFRLALVSFPFVNECAYTNNACSQTPVRELTMPNELSGHFTYNVADSGWYYNSNPTILMNSSGMVKFASCGYSGGQSGGGSPVANTLVTSCYHGSQLNTPYRRAIPHSVIKHTVYAHCDYPPNENNIIGQFSFYYDNSRGRMRYYPFFATNAVQAGPENYDVIFYPMLIKNQNEIDLPSQTLYLGDDESVYDNHIVISDGGINYFKHSEINPTSACVSNPSFAVPVEIGSLFNVWTPNAVNPSFYYPCYSYISAPLRSAEGNYLAGYEKNQQNQIVTKPGIRHSYFIDQNTDLNIINPTEKEIYNPSEATITASNFVFPQDYTFKTIRGVYPNEAEALASRIAENGCDANTDLREVPVKTDLTTENPTDAINFPLSALPATQHLYASRYYLENNSKLTVQNCVRLFDCTFDVKQGATLQFDDYPAHYGKEDHSFDRTNTRFKIQTLGGAVLRNYNDVQYLQNGDITQTLPLHYKAIREIYAGSNVDPDQDIPKQDYVAQSGSNITMQAGEVIYLKEGFHAMSGSNVHIMPTSPGGSAGPCNLPIAARMAAATQQHQQKKYETLPALNIYPNPTANVVKLHNRFMPLKAERLVIVDVYGRTVYEQVNFNSILHTPDFSHEPNGMYLAKVMQQGKTETLKFMVQH
- a CDS encoding T9SS type A sorting domain-containing protein, which gives rise to MNLKQYVCCILLGLTSINLKGQEIFSKVYDSIRVYDAFNLDIGYIAFGASWNSSKEFGLILSVDDEGNFLWAKNIEDSSSNLTLTKTIRLKNKQFLSIGAAFNPLNFTSYNFIIKTDSIGNVIAIKKIMPSDSIGVFDVIESSNGNLTFCGGINYGNIPPLAINDRRFIVFQSDSNLQLIWGKMYSGKCEAGFNVITETINSNFVLQGMFTDTINYQNVPFNPFRRDIIVATLDKLGNIVWFKRIGNPLFPTIPSYGKGVCQAGKVVVFDNGEILNVFSTQWYPTQFTNGKDDVILQQLDSMGNELYSTRFGDETYGSQTFNTLTFDERNIVFDAGQFLIKCDSLFQIQWVNSMAQANGYALSYPLEAIIKSNNDTGFIGFLPLWKSNSAHLCLFKTDSLGHSNCLNLAVPFFTSPEIVGSDEITNDLITDTLLASLDSTIQFYSSSYFTSNSIICKTSTGKLDSNLEIGIQVQPTLVLENFFIKVSDVTSKWKFEVLNLNGNIIMSENIRCDNQSIDLSQFAKGMYIVKVFNENSQLYVKIVKL